GACCTTTGCTGCTGGCAAAGAGTCCAAAGTTCTGGGTCTGAACGTGCGAACGGATGGCAAGACATACGGCACTGCTATCGGTTACGACTTCGATACCAATCAGATGTTCGTTAATCGCGAATCATCTGGTGATTCTTCTTTCAGCACTTCATTCTCGGGCGTATATTACGCTCCGCTGCCTGTTAGGGATGGAAAGGTTAAACTACGCATTCTGCTAGATTGGTCATCGGTTGAGGTGTTTGGCGGGCAAGGCGAAGAGGCGATAACAGCACAAATCTTTCCTCCGGACTCCAGCACGGGGGTATCGCTATTTTCTGTGGGCGTTGTGAAGGACGTGAAGATAGAGGTGCACTCGGTATCGTCGGCGTGGAGAGGATCGTATTAGTAGTAAGCTTGTAGAGGGTACAGGCAAtgggagaaagaaagaagaaacatgACACATAACTCCTTCTGTAGCTATCAATCCTAGACAATACGATATGGcactttatatttatatataaatcaTCTTgaatatacttttataggCACCTGTAACATTCCCAATACTCCACACTTCACACTAtgctaatataatactatatagcAAAGCCTGACAAAAGCACAGGAAAACCAAGGGTGAATTATGTAATGTAGGACTTATATCCATTGTTCATCTACCTTGATCCACTGGCCTGAGACCCTTTTGCTTTTTGACTTTAAATCAGAAGATGCTATCACAATGTTTATTTTTCGACTAATTCACGGAGCGATATCTTTACCATGCTGTTTATATTTACAGATATACTGAGCTAAGATAGATAAAGATATTGCAATGAAACTATGCGTAAAAGGGTTGAGGATCTGAAATACCCCTCCGCCTAAGTAAATGTGTCAAGAAGTCGAATTGTAAATTGGTAACTACGCAGAGTCTGAAGACAGTTTATGTTTCAATCCATACAGGGATGGCCATTAGGGTCGCTTACACAAACCAATGAAGGCTAATGTCTCATGACTCTACTCACTCCAGTTCAGTTAGCTAGTCTTTGTAACGAGACCTACTCCATCTATAAACATCTAGTATTACTAAGATACCGCAATCAAACCATGAGGAATCGTCTCTCTACATCTAGCCAGTGTCTCGGTACTGGCAACTTGATGAAAGCCGTCTTATGTTGGGACTCTAGGGGCCTGTTTGAGGTTGACAAACCTGCCGTGAAGACATGATGCGATGATTGTTAAAACGTATGAGTTAAGCCCACAAGGCTTAGATACCCAGTAGGCAAGCACTATTATCGATCAGCCGCGATGGGGTATACCTGATCAAGCTTGCATTTTAGGTAGTAGCTCATGTATATACTAACAATCAATGTCTCAACGACATCAGCATTTTTATTGGTTATCGGAGCAACGCTTTTGTGCACTCATGGCACATTACGGTAAACCAATAAAGTGAGACATCCCCAGCgaaacatcatcattcatcagACTCCGCACCAAACCCCACACTTTCATCTTTCAGCCCAAGATTTAGGCCCAACCTTATCTTCGCACAACATGTCCCAAAACGCTGTTACTCTTTGCCGCAGATGCAAAGCTTTGCAAATCGACGACCTGGCCTTGGGTGGACAAGGAGCAGAAACTGAAAATGGACATCCCGTTCTCAGCCTCCCACTTGATGAGCCAGACATGGAGGGCCATGGAAATATCCCAGTCTTCTCAGTAAATGACCAGTATCCAGAGCTCCCAAAGCTGCAAGCAGGGGCCTCCTTTGGATGCGGCTTCTGTCATCTGTTGAGAGGTTCAATACAAGAGTTTTACAGCTTGGAAATCGGGGCGTCGATTGAAATCAACGTCAAATATCGCTGGAGCCTGAGCATGAGTAATCGACTTGGCCTCACCGGCATAATCGCATATCTCAGATTCCGGAACTCGGACCCCATCCTTGACGAATTGCGACCATTGAGGTTTGCAATCGATGGAAACTCAGGTATGCTTTTCAGCTTCATTCCTAGCAAGCTCTTAGATACTGGTCTGACAGCGGATCCATGCAGACAAATGCGCTGAGTGGTTGAACATGAAACCACCATTAATACAATATGCATTGCATGCGGCAAACATTAATATGATTCAACAAGAAATAGCCCATTGCGAAGACACTCACGATCACAATGTGAATAATGTTAGCGGCTTTCTACCAACCCGTCTCATTGCCGTCGGCACTGATAAGGGTGTTCAACCTCACTTGGTGATTACCGACTACCGGCTACGACGAAGAACACCGAGATACGCTACTCTAAGCTATTGCTGGGGTCCGCCTGATGACGCAAAGGTGCAGTCAAGGACTCGAGCTCATAACATCGAACAACGAAAGGCCGGATTCCCATTAGACTCATTGACCCATGTCATACGTGATGCGATAGTTGTAGCGAGGACTCTATCGATTCCTTATCTCTGGGTGGATTCTCTCTGCATCATACAAGGTGACAGACTGGATTGGGAACGGGAATCATCGACTATTAAAGATGTCTACCGATACGCTTACCTTACGATATGCGTAGCTTCGTCGCCATCCTGCCAAGTTGGCTTCATTCACCGCGTACCGAAGTCAATCACGGTACAATTTGCATCAAAGGTCAATCCCACGATCCAGGGAACGTTCAACATTCGGCTGAGCGGACTTGCCAATCCATCTTTTTATATCGACAAAGGCATAGACAAAACCTTtgatgagctcttcaatATAGAGACAAGATGGAGCCAGAGAGCGTGGACCTTTCAAGAAGCCATGCTGTCCGTGCGAAAACTGACGTTTTGCGGCTCGCAGCTGTACTACTCGTGCCCTGACCGAGCCACATGCGAAGCTGGAAGTCCAGAGGATCCGGGTCACCTAGAAACTGGCCTAACGCATTTTCCGTCTGATGCCAGAGGCAGATTCCAGAGCTGGTACGAGATAGTCACCAAGTATGCAGCCCTCGACTTGTGTTACGAAACTGATAGATTGCCTGCCATTTCCGGTATAGCGAGAATGATGGGCTACGGCCCGGAGGACTATCTTGCGGGTATCTTCAAACAATTTCTTGCTTTTGGATTATGCTGGAGGAGGGGCTCTTCAATTAGCTCCATGCAAACCACTAGAAGTGCGGTTATAAACCTGCATCAAATCAGCACCGTGCCATCTTGGAGCTGGGCCGCGCGAAAGCAAGCAGTCGACATGATGGCAAGCCCTTGGGATGGTAGAGATGAAACAGCAGGTATAACTGCCTGGACAGTGCCGAAGGGCTTGGACCTTTTTGGTGAGGTCAGGGACAGCTTGGCAGTCGTACAAGGGAAACTGTTGCCTCTGCCCTCGAATATCATCCGTGGCTCAAGCTCACCTACAAGAATCCATGCACCATTCGAGGGTTCGGAGTTTGACTACTGGAGCGTGTTCGAAAAAGATCAAAGAGTTGCGTGGGTTTTTCTAGACTGGCATATGACTGGGATTCAGCAGAGCGGGGACGAGTTGTTCATGTTACTACTCACAAGCGATCTAAGTGTGTCTGGAAGACCACGCCAAAGACTTGGGTGTGGCATTGTTTTGAGTCCCAGTCAGATACCTGCTAAGTACATCCGAGTTGGCGGCTTTCGAACGACGAGTAAGGGATTTGCACTGTTTAGGGGGGTGAACATTGAGACGGTACAGATAGTCTAACAACCAAACCGGGGACCCAATATATTGCGATCTCCTATCTGGACGAATGGCCTACGGGCTGTACTTGTGTCTATTGTGATATTCCTTCTTAGTCAGCATTGTACTCAAGGGCAGGCATTGTCAACGTCATGCACATATGACCGTTGCTGCTGGTTCTTACACTATATCAGAAGCTGTTGCTTAAGAAGAGAGTCCCTGAAGATGGCGAGTACGAAGCGAGAAGTACTAATAGGGAGTGCTAAAAGAATGTTCTATACTGTCTGAAGATGCTTGTGCCTAGAATGTAGAGCATTGTAATTCCATGATCCTCTCCTTGACTCTTCAAACCCTATCACAGTTGAAGGTGCAACGTGCTAAGATCTTAGTACTGAGAGGACTTGAAAGTAATAGACGGGCGGCACCACAAAGGTTCGAATAATTGATTCTAATCCAATATCAGATCCTTGCCTAAACAATGTATCAgcctaagctatatatagataCATACTATTGTATATCACCTGACACATAAGCTAACCTAAAAAGATGTTAACGGAATATCTCTTGGCAATGGCTGCCTAATTGCGGATGACATTTTCCTCGTTGGTGGATCCATTGATGGGGAAAAGAGACCATCAGCCTACAACATTTCCTAACCCTGATCCTCAAACGAATATTTGTGCATTCTCTCAGTAATACCCAAAATGCCCTCTCCTACGCTCTTGAGTCTACCAACTGAGCTTGTCACCCGCATCATCGACCTTGCTGACCCATCCACTCATTTAAACTTGGCCTGCGTATGCAGTCATCTTTTCAAATGCGCGAAGAGGATTCTTACCCATCATCGAGAAGCCCATCGGAAATTCTCTGTTATCTCAGACCTTGACCCCTCAAGCATCCCTACCCTTCTTCGTAGCGCCTCTGGTATCGCCAGCCCTATTGACGCCTGGCATGTCAAACATATTGAGCTCTGGGGCTCGAGGTGGGACTGGGCTGAATGGAGACCTTGGTCTTTACGCGAAACAGCTGAGCAGGCTGGAGTCCCAAGGCAAATGCGACGGCATGTGTTTTCTAAAGTACCATGCTTGGAGTGGGTGATTCCTCGATGGGAGCTGGCTCACTACTTGAAGATTATGCAGGAGGAATTAG
This genomic stretch from Fusarium fujikuroi IMI 58289 draft genome, chromosome FFUJ_chr09 harbors:
- a CDS encoding related to tol protein → MSQNAVTLCRRCKALQIDDLALGGQGAETENGHPVLSLPLDEPDMEGHGNIPVFSVNDQYPELPKLQAGASFGCGFCHLLRGSIQEFYSLEIGASIEINVKYRWSLSMSNRLGLTGIIAYLRFRNSDPILDELRPLRFAIDGNSDKCAEWLNMKPPLIQYALHAANINMIQQEIAHCEDTHDHNVNNVSGFLPTRLIAVGTDKGVQPHLVITDYRLRRRTPRYATLSYCWGPPDDAKVQSRTRAHNIEQRKAGFPLDSLTHVIRDAIVVARTLSIPYLWVDSLCIIQGDRLDWERESSTIKDVYRYAYLTICVASSPSCQVGFIHRVPKSITVQFASKVNPTIQGTFNIRLSGLANPSFYIDKGIDKTFDELFNIETRWSQRAWTFQEAMLSVRKLTFCGSQLYYSCPDRATCEAGSPEDPGHLETGLTHFPSDARGRFQSWYEIVTKYAALDLCYETDRLPAISGIARMMGYGPEDYLAGIFKQFLAFGLCWRRGSSISSMQTTRSAVINLHQISTVPSWSWAARKQAVDMMASPWDGRDETAGITAWTVPKGLDLFGEVRDSLAVVQGKLLPLPSNIIRGSSSPTRIHAPFEGSEFDYWSVFEKDQRVAWVFLDWHMTGIQQSGDELFMLLLTSDLSVSGRPRQRLGCGIVLSPSQIPAKYIRVGGFRTTSKGFALFRGVNIETVQIV